One window of Pyrus communis chromosome 12, drPyrComm1.1, whole genome shotgun sequence genomic DNA carries:
- the LOC137710439 gene encoding transcription factor MYB1R1-like has protein sequence MSSGTCSTVEPAGAGEFMLFGVRVVVDSMRKSVSLNNLSQYEQPQEAASNNGNNGTAAGKDDAAPGYTSENDVVHNSGANRERERKRGVPWTEEEHKLFLLGLQKVGKGDWRGISRNFVKTRTPTQVASHAQKYFLRRNNHNRRRRRSSLFDITTDTVSPTPMDEEQVHLQDNASQSHPLPPPPLSDPRNASGFPMVPNFPMTVGPAVLPVAMENPTENLALRQANHENSASAKLVRPVALHSAPHATAMSDLNATSTMDTSTLTLNLSLSMDSREPSSRHSAFQTMSGFSNGDGVISVA, from the exons ATGTCGTCCGGCACGTGCTCCACCGTCGAGCCCGCGGGCGCCGGAGAATTCATGCTGTTCGGCGTGCGCGTGGTGGTCGATTCCATGAGGAAGAGCGTCAGTTTGAACAATCTCTCGCAGTACGAGCAGCCTCAGGAGGCCGCCTCCAACAACGGCAATAACGGCACCGCCGCCGGAAAGGATGACGCGGCGCCCGGTTACACTTCCGAGAATGACGTCGTCCACAATTCTGGAGCGAATCGCGAGCGCGAACGCAAGCGAG GGGTTCCATGGACGGAGGAAGAGCACAAGCTTTTCTTGCTTGGATTGCAGAAAGTAGGGAAAGGAGATTGGAGAGGGATCTCAAGAAACTTCGTGAAGACTCGCACCCCGACTCAGGTTGCCAGCCACGCACAGAAGTACTTTCTGCGCCGGAACAACCACAATCGCCGGCGCCGCAGATCTAGCCTCTTTGACATCACCACCGATACG GTCTCTCCAACTCCAATGGATGAAGAGCAAGTACATCTTCAAGATAACGCATCTCAGTCGCATCCATTGCCTCCTCCGCCACTATCCGACCCTCGCAACGCCAGTGGATTTCCAATGGTGCCAAATTTTCCAATGACTGTAGGTCCAGCTGTCTTGCCAGTTGCCATGGAGAATCCTACGGAAAATCTAGCTCTACGACAAGCAAATCACGAGAATAGTGCTTCGGCTAAGCTCGTCCGTCCAGTTGCCCTTCATTCGGCCCCTCATGCCACCGCAATGTCTGATCTAAACGCGACCTCAACAATGGACACATCAACTCTCACTCTCAACCTCTCCTTGTCAATGGACTCAAGGGAACCGTCATCAAGGCATTCGGCTTTCCAGACAATGTCCGGATTCAGCAATGGGGATGGCGTGATCAGCGTCGCTTAA